From the genome of Blautia pseudococcoides, one region includes:
- a CDS encoding response regulator transcription factor produces MSKERVLLVEDDADIREGVRILLESENYNVVEAENGRQGLELLDENTDLVILDVMMPGLSGLRTCEEIRKVSNVPVLFLTAKAQESDKLIGLMAGGDDYLPKPFSYAELLGRVKALLRRYNIYMGRNMPEAGKEESYLENGGIKIHESFNEVYVDGMEKEMSDIEYHILLLMMQHPRKIFSAQNLYESVWEEPYFYSCNSTVMVHIRKLRVKIEKNPKDPKYIKTIWGKGYKFGAGNE; encoded by the coding sequence ATGAGTAAAGAACGTGTATTGCTAGTGGAAGATGATGCGGATATTCGGGAAGGTGTCCGTATTTTATTAGAAAGCGAAAATTACAACGTTGTAGAAGCGGAGAATGGCAGACAGGGGCTGGAACTTTTAGATGAAAATACGGATTTGGTTATTCTTGATGTAATGATGCCTGGGTTGTCAGGACTGCGGACCTGTGAAGAAATCAGGAAGGTTTCTAATGTTCCTGTACTTTTTCTTACTGCAAAAGCACAGGAGTCAGATAAATTAATAGGATTGATGGCGGGGGGCGATGATTATCTGCCGAAGCCTTTTTCATATGCGGAACTTCTGGGAAGGGTAAAAGCATTGCTGCGTCGGTACAACATCTATATGGGAAGAAATATGCCGGAAGCGGGTAAAGAAGAGTCATACTTGGAAAATGGCGGTATTAAAATACATGAAAGTTTTAACGAGGTGTATGTCGATGGTATGGAAAAAGAAATGTCTGATATTGAATACCACATACTTTTGTTAATGATGCAGCATCCGAGAAAGATATTTTCTGCACAGAACCTCTATGAAAGTGTGTGGGAAGAACCCTATTTTTATTCCTGTAACAGTACAGTCATGGTGCATATCCGGAAACTCCGGGTAAAAATAGAGAAAAATCCGAAAGATCCGAAGTACATCAAAACCATATGGGGAAAGGGGTATAAGTTTGGCGCGGGAAACGAGTAG
- a CDS encoding ATP-binding protein, with protein MVEFSDGTAEVIITGAYIYQFYNYVMLGEIILSFVLFLLFVLMGIRRKMDYIRKLSDEIGILEGGSLDYKITVKGKDELSELAEGLDNMRLSFVSLIQQEAEMVRENQRVVTEMSHDLRTPVTSIMLYTEILKKGKYKSEVQFQEYLDKIDLKAHRMKQLTDHLFEYSLIAGEGEIELEKPEQYEVLFYDLFSETCSFLGQKGFQVVFHVDWVDSVVQISTDYVMRIFDNVTSNIVKYADPLAPVEISSVQEEHMVGFSVKNSIQRSGKKPESTGIGIQNINNMMQKMGGKSIVQEDEKQFRLVILFPCLENKC; from the coding sequence ATGGTAGAATTTTCAGATGGTACGGCGGAAGTCATCATAACAGGCGCATATATCTATCAGTTTTATAATTATGTTATGCTAGGTGAGATAATACTTTCTTTTGTCCTGTTTCTTCTGTTTGTCCTTATGGGCATTCGTCGGAAAATGGATTATATTCGAAAACTAAGCGATGAGATTGGAATTTTAGAGGGCGGTAGTTTAGATTATAAGATTACGGTAAAGGGAAAGGATGAATTATCTGAACTGGCAGAAGGGCTGGACAACATGCGGCTTTCTTTTGTCAGCCTGATACAGCAGGAAGCCGAGATGGTACGGGAAAACCAGCGGGTTGTCACAGAGATGTCCCATGACCTGCGGACTCCAGTAACCTCTATCATGCTTTATACGGAAATCTTGAAGAAGGGGAAGTATAAGAGTGAGGTACAGTTTCAAGAATATCTGGATAAGATTGACCTGAAAGCTCATCGCATGAAGCAGTTGACAGACCATCTTTTTGAATATTCCTTGATTGCAGGAGAGGGCGAGATAGAGCTGGAAAAACCGGAGCAGTATGAAGTTTTGTTTTACGATTTGTTTTCAGAGACCTGCAGCTTTCTTGGGCAGAAAGGTTTTCAGGTTGTATTTCATGTCGACTGGGTGGATAGTGTTGTACAGATTTCAACCGATTATGTGATGCGGATTTTCGACAATGTGACTTCTAATATTGTGAAGTATGCCGATCCGTTAGCACCGGTGGAGATTTCTTCCGTTCAGGAAGAGCATATGGTCGGTTTTTCTGTCAAAAACAGTATTCAGAGGTCAGGAAAAAAGCCAGAAAGCACTGGGATTGGAATACAGAATATAAATAATATGATGCAGAAAATGGGTGGAAAATCTATTGTTCAAGAAGATGAAAAGCAGTTCCGGTTAGTGATACTTTTTCCTTGTTTAGAAAATAAATGTTAG
- a CDS encoding phosphatidylserine decarboxylase, with translation MKILVKPQISRIIGIILNSKFSKGLVPLFVRKNGINLKEYEEEKYTSFNDFFTRRRRATRIDITPGHLISPCDGYLTVYPIDKNSTYRIKHIEYHLEQLLENRELAKHFSEGWCLIFRLTPKNYHRYCYVCEGIQREYRKVEGKLHCVRPVAYTSLPVFIENCREYMKIESDFLGHIVQMEIGALLVGRIQNYPCSPKVLQGQEKGYFEFGGSTIIILLEKNRIKIKNEIQERSQRDEETEVLLGEQIGNT, from the coding sequence TTGAAAATACTTGTAAAGCCGCAGATATCAAGAATAATAGGGATAATACTTAATTCCAAATTTTCCAAAGGACTTGTACCGCTCTTTGTAAGGAAGAATGGTATTAATCTAAAAGAGTATGAAGAGGAGAAGTATACTTCATTTAATGATTTTTTTACAAGAAGACGGCGTGCAACACGGATTGATATCACACCGGGGCATCTAATAAGTCCCTGTGATGGGTATCTGACCGTATATCCAATTGACAAAAACAGCACTTATCGAATCAAGCACATTGAGTATCATTTAGAACAACTATTGGAGAACAGAGAACTGGCGAAACATTTTTCCGAAGGTTGGTGTTTGATTTTTCGGTTAACGCCAAAGAATTACCATAGGTATTGCTATGTCTGTGAAGGTATTCAGCGAGAATACCGGAAAGTAGAAGGGAAACTACATTGTGTACGCCCAGTGGCATACACTTCGCTACCGGTTTTTATAGAAAACTGCCGAGAATACATGAAAATAGAATCTGACTTTTTAGGACATATAGTCCAGATGGAAATCGGAGCACTTTTAGTAGGAAGGATTCAAAATTATCCCTGTAGCCCTAAAGTGCTGCAGGGACAGGAAAAAGGGTATTTTGAGTTTGGCGGTTCAACCATCATTATACTTTTAGAAAAAAACCGCATAAAAATAAAAAATGAAATACAGGAACGTTCCCAGCGCGATGAGGAAACGGAAGTTCTTCTGGGAGAACAGATAGGCAACACTTAA